A region from the Melopsittacus undulatus isolate bMelUnd1 chromosome 13, bMelUnd1.mat.Z, whole genome shotgun sequence genome encodes:
- the EMC6 gene encoding ER membrane protein complex subunit 6, whose amino-acid sequence MAAVVAKREGPQFISEAAVRGNAAILDYCRTSVSALSGATAGILGLTGLHGFIFYFLASVLLSVLLVLKAGRRWNKYFKSRRPLFTGGLIGGLFTYVLFWTFLYGMVHVY is encoded by the coding sequence ATGGCCGCGGTGGTGGCCAAGCGCGAGGGGCCGCAGTTCATCAGCGAGGCGGCGGTGCGGGGGAACGCCGCCATCCTGGACTACTGCAGGACGTCTGTCTCGGCACTGTCGGGCGCCACGGCCGGGATCCTCGGCCTGACCGGCCTGCACGGCTTCATCTTCTACTTCCTGGCTTCCGTCCTCCTCTCCGTGCTCTTGGTGTTGAAAGCCGGACGGCGATGGAACAAGTACTTTAAATCCCGAAGGCCACTTTTCACGGGGGGGCTTATAGGAGGGCTCTTCACATACGTCCTGTTCTGGACTTTTCTGTACGGCATGGTTCACGTCTACTAA